The Osmerus eperlanus chromosome 1, fOsmEpe2.1, whole genome shotgun sequence genome includes the window ACCCTCCGCAGTCACTCTCAGTGTGTCTGATAAAAAAACTATAAATGCCTCTCAGTCGTGGCTTTGTGAGAGCAGCTATGGCGTCAGTGTCAGTAGAATGCTGCATTCACAACAACATTGTGTGTCACCGGCTGTGCTGAAGAACAAATAGAACTGTGACAGATGTTCCAAAGGAAGGAGTCAGGCTTGGAATGAAAATGTACCAAACATGACGAACATTGACTGGTTCAGCCTAAAATACACGCTAAGAAGCTTGTACTGACACCCTTGTCTATGGATGGATAGCTttatagatagatggatggagagagagagcgagagagagagagagagagagagagagagagagagagagagagagagagagagagagagagagagagagagagagagagagagagagagagagagagagagagagagagagagagagatagatagatagatagatagatagatggaaggaaggaaggatgtaggtagtcagtcagacagacaaacaaacagacagacaattcCCCCCACAACAGTTCTGTTGTGGGGGGAATTGTCTTTACTGACAGCATCCTCTTGGACTGTCCTTCAAGGCTGAAACTGGAGTCCCTTCTCCCCATGGGCCCTCTGAGAAGGGAGGCATCTGAACACCTGTCAGCCTAGGGTCAGCTGTtctagtcctggtcctggtccatggTCCTCTCTTTCACTTTGGTTCGGTGTCTtgtgttctttttttattttggtttcaaaagCGAGTTTATTGTATGTCTGTTTTATGTCTGTTTGTTATATTGTACTTTGCTCTGTATGTGCACTCTTCTACTGGGGCTGTAAGAAAAGGGCTTCCTGGTcttaaaaaatgaagataggGTCAATGAAAGTATGAAGGCCTCTGACCTTAGGACTGTTGTTGTTCATTATGCCTGCCTGTGTGCACACACTGAAGAACTTAGGCATTTtgcactcccctcccccctggttGAGCACTGGaatccccccctctcacacatacccgcccccccccccccccctggggaAGGAACAGGTGGTCACTCTGCTCTGTGGTGACAGGCAAGCCCTCTCCTATCTTCCAATACTCCAATGTCACACCCTGGGACCTCCCTGACTCATGTAGGGGTTTGTGACAACGCTTCCTGTGCCACCCTCTTTATTTAAGCTCCAGAGATGGTCCTGAGGGCTCACTGCTTCTACCCTCCACTCACTCATCACAGCTTCGCTCCTCTGTCACAGCACCCTCCCTCGTTCCAACCCgtggcctctcctctcctccctacccctctccgcTGTCGCCTCGAGAGGACATGAGTGGCATCGCGGCTCCCCAGGATCCGAAGCCAGAAGCCCGGCCCTTCGTCAGGGCTGTCAGGAAGATCAAATGTGCAGCCATGGTCCACAGCCTGGCTCGGAGCTGGCAGGGCTGGGCGACCGAACACTCTGACCGCCAGGACACCATACCCTCCGGCTGGATGCCCAGCTCCGTCACCGAGGGCGAGGAGGGCAGCGAGACCAATAGCAAAGTCAAATTGACGGTGAAACCGCGCATGGTGGCGACGAACGAGGATGGAGGAAGCCAGATCAGGACGAGCGCCGTGACGAAGCGGGCGGCGACCAAACCCAGCGAGGGGGGCGGCAACTTGATCAGCGCTCTGAAGGAACGCATCATGGCGCCTGAGGACCCCGGAGCCAAGGACTTCCTGGGTGGCGGTTCACCCACTCGCCGGCGGCAGGTACGGGCCCTGGCCCTGCAgagccagaaccaggaccaggacaggAAGCTGGGCTCGCGTAGCAGTAGTGTGGACACAGAGGACAGCGGCCTGGGAGACGAGGCATCGTTGGCTGGCAACAGCAGTGACAGCAGGCCAGCGCTGCTGAAGAAACAGCCCAGCAGACCCAAGGTAACCATGGGGACCAGCGGGTGTGGGGACAGCCACAGGACGCTACGGTACATGGTACCCACCCTGGCGTGGGCTCCTCTCACGAAGCTCTCTTTATTCAGAGGATTCTCATCTCGCACAATCTGAGGACTCGTTTTTAGTTTGGCGGTACAGCATCCTTCAAGCTGTGAATGTGTTGCTAGGTTTATGTGACATGCGGTTTAAAAGTACAGCCCGTTTGGACGGCAGTGAATAACTGCAAAGAGTGAGGCCCCCACAACATCAGTGTTTGTAACTTGGTGGACAATTAGGCATCATCCACTCGGATTTAAGGTTGCTTGTGGGTTCAACAAACATGCAGTGCCTCATCAGACAGATTCAGACATGCTGTCATGACTCAGGATACAGACAGGTCTGCTTACTTCATATCTGCAGATGTTAGGGAAGGTTAGGGAGTCTTTCCTGCCCTGACAACAGCGCTAGGTTGAGCAGCCTTGTTCAGACATTTAAGTCTTTTATGTTTGCTGAGAAAGTACAGTGCATCCTAAAGGTTTTATTTAGACGGAACGTGATTTGTGCTGTGCTCGCTGCTGTGTTCAGCGCAAAGGCGTTCGGTGAAGTCGTAGAGGACACTGCTAAATATCAGAAACAACTTTCCGGTCATTTGTCGGCGGACGCTAGCCGTTGGAGATCCGGTGTTCCGGAGCACAGTGGTGCCGTTGTCGTGTTCTGTCTGAAAAGGCATTAACTCACTCTTCCACAGCCTGGAGGGAAAAGAATCTGACCTCCTCCAAGCAatactatatatataaacaTGGTGGAACCAGGCCAGAGTCATGCAGGGATAAATGTATAGAAGTCAGAGGTTTGTACTGTCTGTGCTATCCTTGTAGCTATGGAAACTTTCAGCCAGTCATGTGACCCAACTTTCCATCTGATCACTGGAATATTAGGAAACTATCTGAACCATGGAATATATTGGGGAATGGAATATATCTGCGCTGTGAGAAAACAGAGTCACCCACTGCCATGCCGAACACCTGACCTTTCAGCTAATCATGGGTCATAAAAGTGACGGAGATTAATGTTTAATGGGCCTCTGGTCTTGGAAGACCCGTCTCTCCACCTACCTGTCTACTTGAAGGACTTCTTACCAGTCAGCTTTTCTGTCTgaaaacctgtctgtctgactacctatctgtctgtatgactacctgtctgtctgtctgtctgtctgactacctatctgtctgtatgactacctgtctgcctgactacctgtctgtctgactacctgtcagtctgtctgtggtcTGCATGCCAGACCACCTCCTCTGATTTCACTCCCacatccccctgctctcccaagTACAAAAATACACCAAGTTCTCAGAGTGCTTGTTCATGGTTCCTTCTGCCCAAGAGAAAGGACACACCAGTTCATACACAACACAACAATGTTTGAATGGAATATCATTTGGCATACTGAATGATATTCATATTCTTAAATGTTGTTTGGAATAATATCGCTCCATCGTTTTAAAATGCTGTTTTgaaaacacacctgattcaaatgaatgggtcgttatccatcTCTGCAGATgtctgcttatgaccattcatgaatggtcataagcaggaatcaggtgggttggagcagggaaacatctaaaacatgcaggacaggggcgccctgaggaccagggttgggaaccactggtctaaactgacttgtgtcccccccccccccccccccagattaaGGTGACCAACATGAATGACATCAAGAGTCGCTGGCAGCAGTGGTCACAGCAGCACGTGGAGGGCCAGAAGCTCAACCCCTTCAGCGAGGACTTCGACTATGAGCATGCCATGTCCCAGCGCCTGCAGAAGGGCGACGCCGGCTACGGCAAGCCCAAAGAGGGCACCCGGACGGCGGAGCGCGGGGACCGGGCGCAGAAACACGTCCAACGCGAGATGGAAGAGATGTGCTTCATCATCAGGGACATGGgcctgacagacaaacaggggCGCGTCTACATCACCTTCGGACGTCTGTTTGACCGCTACGTTAAGATCTCGGACAAGGTGGTGGGAATCGCGCTGCGCTGCAGGAAACACAAGATGCTGGATTTTGAGGGGGAGATGCTCTGGAAGGGCCAGGATGATCATGTGATTATTACACTGAAGGACTgaatacacactcacagccacaaacacactatttctgaagtgtgtgtgcagtgtatgcacacactcacagacacatatgTACAGTAGATATTTAtcggctcaaacacacacacttaacacaaaGACATATTTACATAGAGCTACATACAGCAGTAGAAACATTTAGAAATTCAAATACCTCCACCACTCCTCGCTCCAGAGACTTTCCGTGTTAGAAGAACTACAATATGATGGAAGCTGAAACGGAATTAACACTTATTTCCAGCGACAGATGCACTTTATGTGAACATTTCTTTCAAAGTGAAAGTGTCTAAGTCTTCTCACAGAAGGACtttttgtaaatgtttacaTCATCTATAAGTAGATGCCCATCAAACTCAGGAGTTGACATATATAGGCAGCTGTAAAGCTCTGGCATAAAGGGCTTTACAGATAAGATTTAATTTGATCTATGCAGAGCCACACAGACTCCTGCGAATCCCAGCTGCATAACTCTCAACACTCACAAACAGATTCCTGAAGTCAATGTGTTCCTCACACCTAAACAACATGCTGCCCTGATAGCTTTTGGATAGCCAAGTTATCCTTCAGTCTGTGAATGCCAATCTAAAGAATATTTTGACTTTACTCAACTATTATTTATTTGAAGTGAAGTTAGGGTGTGTTGCAatagttgttgttattgttgtaaaATTCTTGAAATGACTTTCTATTTATTCTGTTTTGGTAAATACTGTTTAAAGATTTTGGAGTGCTGCTAGCCTTGATACTGCAAAGTTGTAGTATTAtaaaatgtttcatgtttttgAAAAGTATGTTTATAATGCTTTTACAATGCTTCattgattttttatttaaatagtCATTGCCATTCTAGTGAGGAATTTGAATTCCTGTTTTCTGATCTAGAATATTTTTCATATGGTTGTGTTTTAACCCCCAAAAACATTATTTGATAAAATAAGGTACTGTCATCAATAGATTATTTGGAATGTGTATCTCTTGTGCTGTGGGTCATTGAGACCCACCGTTGTGGTGCAAAAGGTTGGtaacaatgacccgaaggcagcacaaggggtaTTCATTGAAAATCAACAATGTCCTCAACAactgggcaacaatgaagcagTAGAAAACTGTGGAAAAAAATATCTTACAGCaggtgaacattttaaattagAGTAAAACTGTTTTATTGACAGTTTAAATAGGTTAACAACACACCAAATTGTGCAGTACTCAACAATAACATTTTTGAAAGAACCTCAATTAGAAATTATAAGTGGGATGGCATGCCAAGTCTGGTTGTTCAACCGTACCTGCCTATAACGTCCAACATTTCTCTGTCGAATGAAACAAAAAAGCAAATTCTGTTCAGTCTACCCAGACTACCCAGTATCTTCAAAGCTCTAAAAATCAGTTGGATGTGGTAGAAGACTGACACACTAAGAACTGAATGGCAGCGTGGACGGGGAGTCTAAGCAGTGTTCTTATATCTTGCTCAAACTCTTAGAAAGGCTCGCGCTAGGCTCGTGCAGAGCGTCCGGATGGACAGGTTGATCCACCCGTCGGTCAGAGCCTTGCAGGTCAAAAAGAACCAATTTCCCATCAGAAGCAGTTGGTTGCGGTGAGGTTGGTGTTCTCCCAGCCTTCAGTATTTATAAGGCCTCCGTTTTGTGCCACAGTTGATAGCGCTGAGCATTGATGAGCACGAcagagcagagacaggagaggagcggGATTAAGTTCAATGGCAAAAACTCGTGCCGTATCGTATGCATCGGTTTCAAATACAATTAAACAGCGGGAattgttaaaaataaaataaaaaataaaagtaatGAAAAATACAGTGTTGGTCTATTATCTCTATCCATAACCAACTACGATTCAAAGTTCTTGGACATTGAGACAAAATCGTCCCTTAGTGGTGGGattagagagaggctggtggttCAGACTTGGCTTTTCAGTATTACTGTACTTCGGGGCACATGAATGCtattaaataaatgtgtttataGACTTGTTTTCTACTCGATAATCAAAAAGTTAACAATTTGGCACATACACATGACAGCTATAAAGAACATTCTGGAGGTCGGTGCACGATGAGCTGGCTGATTTCATCGTCTCTACgttcaataataaaaaaaaatcatttacaATTTAAttttacaaaaatacaataacattgcacaataacttttttttttttttttactgtttttgAATAACCAAAAAGTAATCCCTATCTTTTGAAACGGTATGTTTCTTTTCGTACTCCCTTTTGTTGCTCAAACTTTAAACAACGTTTTTTTCCCATGCTATCTGTTAGCCACATCATTACCTACTAACTCAGCACCGTTTATCCATACCTGCATTGCTCTATACTTTGTAAAACCAGTAGGGGATGAACCTATGTGTTTTATTACCACGCCTAAGGTCAAAATGGCATTGTTATCTAGGCCTCCAGTTATCAGAGGGGGTCGGAATCATCCAACCATGCTACGATGGTGTCGGCCATGTTTGATCATGTGATTGGATTGAACCCAAGGCCGTGGTCACAAATCATCCAGCAAAACTACTAAAAAGGTAGACGAAGTTTCGCATTCAAACATATATGCTGCCACATTGTAATGAGCGGTGGTCAAACGAGTCAGAATTTCATTTCTATTTATTTACTACTTGAGAGCTCTGCACGAAATACAAAGTAtttctttaatattttttactttaaaaaaaaggACACTGTGGGTAAAGTTTTTTTTGTCGTTGAGGCAGCCATTTTTTATTGACTTGTGGCTTCTCTCCATTGATAACAATTGTAAAAAGGTGGatgttaaatatttttttaaatgttaaacaGTGTGACCACAGCCTCCCTCAGCAGTATGACGTCTGAACATGGTGCTGCTACTTATTGCTTCGTAATATCAAGTTATTCAGTTAACAGATTTAAACTAgttaaacattttaaacaagTTAACAGACTTAAACATCAACATTCCTGCAACATTGCTACTTGCTCAACTAGGATTCATCGACCGTCACACGGTATTACCTAAAAGTCTTAAATCCTAAATGGTGTTAAAACCAAGACAATGTGAGGAACACTTACAGTACTTCAGAATGTACTACAGTGTCTCGAGAGTGGCCTGTTGGCAGTTTCCGATGATAATACTAAGTGGTCCTTAACATGCAACAtgttttacagtttatttgacagATTATGACTCGCGTATCCATGGTGACCAGAAATggaacacagcagcacacagtcAATAGCAACACTACAGTAGCAGTAATACAAATGTTCATAAAATCAAAATAAACTGCTACATTTTCTAGTCCTCAACCCATGTTGTGTTTTATACCAACACCATAAATCTTCAGCTCTTTCAACCTTTCTTAATATCTCATGCTAAATCTTATCATGGCCTATAAATCAAGAGAGTTCTCTGGCAAGCGAAGGGCCTCAACTAAAGCTACAACGAGCCAGTTCTCTCCTTCCATGGCGCAGGGAATTGTTCCGACCGCAAATAAAAACACGAAGAAGTGCCCAAAACAAAGATGTGATGGTGTGTTGATCCCGGCTACATCTCTACAGTGTGTACACagccttcccttcccctctggCTCTGTTAAATGTATCCACACCCCT containing:
- the abraa gene encoding actin-binding Rho-activating protein; the protein is MSGIAAPQDPKPEARPFVRAVRKIKCAAMVHSLARSWQGWATEHSDRQDTIPSGWMPSSVTEGEEGSETNSKVKLTVKPRMVATNEDGGSQIRTSAVTKRAATKPSEGGGNLISALKERIMAPEDPGAKDFLGGGSPTRRRQVRALALQSQNQDQDRKLGSRSSSVDTEDSGLGDEASLAGNSSDSRPALLKKQPSRPKIKVTNMNDIKSRWQQWSQQHVEGQKLNPFSEDFDYEHAMSQRLQKGDAGYGKPKEGTRTAERGDRAQKHVQREMEEMCFIIRDMGLTDKQGRVYITFGRLFDRYVKISDKVVGIALRCRKHKMLDFEGEMLWKGQDDHVIITLKD